One Lactobacillus crispatus DNA segment encodes these proteins:
- the def gene encoding peptide deformylase gives MILMKDIVRDGDPVLRQVAKPLTFPLSDHYKKLADDMMQYLIDSQDPKIAEKHQLRAGVGLAAPQVGEGVQMAALLVPDDQGKIIFKEVYVNPEIVSESVRQACLSEGEGCLSVDEVINGYVPRPDKLTIHYYTVDGEEKTIRLKDYPAIVSSHEIDHLNGHLFYDRINKQDPFALKEDTVVIS, from the coding sequence TTGATCTTAATGAAAGATATCGTACGTGACGGTGATCCCGTCTTACGTCAAGTTGCCAAGCCTTTAACATTTCCACTTAGTGATCACTATAAAAAATTAGCTGATGATATGATGCAATACTTAATTGATTCACAAGATCCTAAGATTGCTGAAAAGCACCAATTAAGAGCAGGCGTTGGCCTAGCCGCACCTCAAGTAGGTGAAGGTGTACAAATGGCTGCACTTTTAGTTCCTGATGATCAAGGCAAAATTATCTTTAAAGAAGTTTATGTTAACCCAGAGATTGTCTCTGAATCTGTTCGTCAAGCTTGTCTTAGCGAAGGTGAAGGTTGCCTTAGTGTTGATGAAGTTATTAATGGTTACGTTCCCCGCCCTGATAAATTAACCATTCATTACTACACCGTTGACGGTGAAGAAAAAACCATTCGCTTAAAGGATTACCCAGCAATTGTTTCTTCTCATGAAATTGATCACTTAAATGGTCACTTGTTCTATGACCGCATTAATAAGCAGGATCCATTCGCACTTAAAGAAGATACAGTCGTAATTTCTTAA
- a CDS encoding DNA internalization-related competence protein ComEC/Rec2, producing MRALKINWLFKNEVGFYLITALLLITISFLAFSCTTMVQKIVALFFLGYFLLLLVQKYRVSLKIVSLIVGAFLLLIFLSKSKTNFVLTQQSQLRIYPDQVRIKDDYLTGVGNFAQGKILISGKVTDAQKELLKHGNPILVTEINGECNSIEPATNIGEFNFQNYYQAKQIYQKLKYSSCQMKLLPITDFGDQLHQLRFELQNYFAKMPQLLGFFASELILGENNAQENQEILNNYRDLGVIHLLSISGLHVGIYVLLISVFCFNLKLTDEETFVCCTLVLLLGIFLSNGQAGFVRASLTYFLGKICKFKKYHVASIDLLGLTCILHLLVVPRLFLATGALLSYILALGLQLTDKFGSFKQAILLNILLTPLLLLFFYQVNFLTVIFNMLVVPYFNWIVLPIAFFNIVTFGLTKDFAPVLEKVLELGEKIIGQLSATKLGLLTFGQINWWQCLLLLIVTIILIVSLREKVNWRFNSKKIMVGLLSLYVIFFSMIHFPLRGQVTFIDVGQGDSILVTTPFPRKVYLIDTGGKLNFSGKKQTPQIDRITIPFLKSQGINTIDGVFVSHQDADHVGDLGPLLEQVNVKKLFMAEGLIKNPSFQKRLDGRVKDTKLVELLAGMRVKEPQITFNVVYPYQAGEGKNEDSLSLLFRVANKNWLFTGDLGQDGEKEIMQRMKLQVDYFKLGHHGSKTSSNPDFLRAIHPKQVFISAGRKNRFGHPHQETLTTLTQQQIPWVSTQDCGMISWYYGGLQSPRFSYFLKRDKK from the coding sequence TTGCGAGCCTTAAAGATCAATTGGCTGTTTAAAAATGAAGTTGGCTTTTACTTAATAACCGCTTTGTTGCTAATTACAATCTCTTTTTTGGCTTTTTCTTGTACAACAATGGTGCAAAAAATAGTAGCTTTATTTTTTCTGGGTTACTTTTTGCTACTGTTGGTACAAAAATATCGAGTTAGTTTAAAAATAGTTAGTCTAATAGTTGGGGCATTTCTATTACTAATTTTTTTAAGTAAATCAAAAACCAATTTTGTTTTAACCCAGCAGAGCCAATTAAGAATTTACCCTGATCAGGTAAGAATTAAAGACGACTACTTAACAGGTGTGGGTAATTTTGCTCAAGGTAAAATTTTAATTAGTGGCAAGGTAACAGATGCTCAAAAAGAACTGCTTAAGCATGGGAACCCTATTTTAGTGACAGAAATTAATGGGGAATGCAATTCAATTGAGCCAGCAACTAATATTGGTGAGTTTAATTTTCAGAATTATTATCAGGCAAAACAGATTTACCAAAAATTGAAATACAGTAGTTGTCAAATGAAGCTATTACCGATTACTGATTTTGGGGATCAATTGCATCAATTACGTTTTGAATTGCAGAACTATTTTGCCAAGATGCCACAGTTGTTAGGCTTTTTCGCTAGTGAATTAATCTTGGGTGAAAATAATGCTCAAGAAAATCAAGAAATACTAAATAATTATCGAGATTTGGGTGTTATTCACTTGTTAAGCATTTCAGGCTTACATGTTGGAATCTATGTCTTATTAATTAGCGTATTTTGTTTTAACTTGAAACTGACGGATGAAGAAACTTTTGTCTGCTGTACATTGGTTTTATTGCTAGGTATTTTTCTAAGCAATGGTCAAGCCGGCTTTGTAAGAGCGAGTTTAACCTACTTTTTAGGCAAAATTTGTAAGTTTAAGAAATATCATGTTGCGTCGATAGATCTGCTGGGATTGACCTGCATTTTACATCTTTTAGTAGTACCGCGTTTATTTCTGGCAACTGGAGCCTTATTGAGCTATATTTTGGCATTGGGTTTACAGTTAACTGATAAGTTTGGCAGTTTTAAACAAGCAATTTTGTTAAATATTTTATTAACGCCATTACTATTGCTTTTCTTTTATCAGGTCAATTTTTTAACTGTAATTTTTAATATGTTAGTAGTGCCATATTTCAATTGGATAGTTTTACCAATTGCTTTTTTCAATATTGTGACGTTTGGTCTGACTAAAGATTTTGCTCCGGTATTAGAAAAAGTGCTTGAATTAGGTGAGAAAATCATTGGTCAATTATCTGCTACTAAGTTGGGACTACTAACTTTTGGGCAAATTAATTGGTGGCAGTGTCTGTTGCTATTAATAGTAACGATTATTTTAATTGTTTCTTTAAGAGAAAAAGTTAACTGGCGCTTTAATAGTAAGAAAATTATGGTGGGCTTGTTGAGCTTGTATGTAATTTTCTTCAGCATGATTCATTTTCCTTTGCGAGGGCAAGTAACCTTCATTGATGTGGGCCAAGGAGATAGTATTCTAGTGACTACGCCATTTCCTCGCAAGGTATATTTAATTGATACTGGTGGGAAACTAAACTTTAGTGGCAAAAAGCAGACACCTCAGATTGATCGAATTACTATTCCATTTTTGAAAAGTCAGGGAATTAATACGATTGACGGAGTCTTTGTTTCGCATCAAGATGCCGATCACGTTGGTGATTTAGGACCATTACTAGAGCAGGTTAATGTTAAGAAATTATTTATGGCCGAAGGACTAATTAAGAATCCATCTTTTCAAAAGAGATTAGATGGTCGTGTAAAAGATACCAAATTAGTGGAGTTACTTGCAGGAATGCGGGTGAAAGAACCGCAGATTACATTTAATGTGGTTTATCCATATCAAGCAGGAGAAGGAAAGAATGAAGATTCCCTGAGTTTGCTTTTTAGAGTAGCGAATAAGAATTGGTTGTTTACAGGAGATTTAGGTCAAGATGGTGAAAAGGAAATTATGCAGAGGATGAAACTTCAGGTAGATTATTTTAAATTGGGTCATCATGGCAGTAAAACATCATCCAATCCAGACTTTTTACGTGCAATCCATCCTAAGCAAGTTTTTATTTCTGCTGGTCGAAAAAATAGGTTCGGGCACCCCCATCAAGAGACGCTAACGACACTAACTCAACAACAAATACCATGGGTTTCAACGCAAGACTGTGGTATGATTAGCTGGTATTATGGCGGACTGCAAAGTCCTAGATTTAGTTACTTTTTAAAGCGGGATAAAAAATGA
- the rsmD gene encoding 16S rRNA (guanine(966)-N(2))-methyltransferase RsmD, with protein sequence MRIISGKYAKRNLFTLKSNRTRPTSDKVKESLFNSLGQFFQGGNVLDLYAGSGALGIEAVSRGCDHASLVDINHAACTIIKKNVALTKEEQRFNVYNMRSSAALKLFSENDEKFDLVFLDPPYAKEKIAKDMLQMVKSNLLNDHAIVVAETDDHTELGEITGFSLIKEHHLGKTIVRIYRKD encoded by the coding sequence ATGAGAATTATTTCAGGGAAATATGCTAAAAGAAATTTATTTACTTTGAAAAGTAATCGGACAAGACCAACCAGTGATAAGGTGAAAGAATCCCTTTTTAATTCATTGGGACAATTTTTTCAGGGTGGTAATGTTTTAGACTTATATGCTGGTAGTGGTGCCTTAGGAATTGAAGCTGTTTCAAGGGGCTGTGACCATGCGAGTCTGGTTGATATTAATCATGCTGCTTGTACAATTATTAAGAAAAATGTTGCTTTAACTAAGGAAGAGCAGCGTTTTAATGTTTATAATATGCGCAGCTCTGCAGCATTAAAATTATTTTCTGAGAATGATGAAAAGTTTGATCTAGTTTTTCTTGATCCGCCCTATGCCAAAGAAAAAATCGCTAAGGACATGTTGCAGATGGTAAAGTCGAACCTACTTAATGATCATGCAATTGTGGTAGCAGAAACTGATGATCATACAGAACTGGGTGAAATTACTGGTTTTTCATTGATCAAAGAACACCATTTAGGAAAAACAATTGTGAGGATTTATCGAAAGGACTAA
- a CDS encoding helix-hairpin-helix domain-containing protein, translating into MNFGKIKEFVLEKKVYLIGAIILVVGFYGLKKGDHQENAAAVQDQVMQSSISSSGATTNTNAVTSSSSTTVSKTVTCDISGAVKHQGVYTLKNGARLQELIEAAGGTTARAQLKAINRATLLKDQDKIHIPYKGEKVENVATAGSADNSQNNGSTSSSSPSNQGDGTKINLNTANVTELQKLTGIGQKKAEQIIAYREQNGSFKKIEDLMQVSGIGEKTFASLKDQLAV; encoded by the coding sequence ATGAATTTTGGAAAAATAAAAGAATTTGTGCTTGAGAAAAAAGTATATCTCATTGGTGCAATAATTCTTGTAGTTGGATTTTATGGATTAAAGAAAGGGGATCATCAAGAAAATGCTGCTGCAGTGCAGGATCAAGTTATGCAGTCTAGCATTAGTAGTTCAGGTGCAACCACTAATACTAATGCAGTGACTAGCAGTAGTTCAACAACCGTTTCTAAGACTGTAACTTGTGATATTTCCGGTGCGGTGAAGCATCAGGGAGTATATACATTGAAAAATGGTGCTCGTCTGCAGGAGTTAATTGAGGCGGCTGGAGGTACTACTGCTAGAGCACAATTAAAAGCTATTAACCGCGCTACTTTGCTTAAGGATCAAGATAAAATTCATATTCCTTACAAGGGTGAAAAGGTTGAAAATGTGGCAACTGCAGGATCAGCTGATAATAGTCAAAATAATGGGAGTACTAGTAGCAGTAGCCCAAGTAATCAAGGGGATGGCACTAAGATCAACTTAAATACTGCTAATGTAACGGAACTACAAAAGTTAACTGGAATTGGTCAAAAAAAGGCAGAACAGATTATTGCTTATCGTGAACAAAATGGTTCTTTTAAAAAGATAGAAGATTTAATGCAGGTATCGGGAATAGGAGAAAAGACTTTTGCGAGCCTTAAAGATCAATTGGCTGTTTAA
- the typA gene encoding translational GTPase TypA translates to MSEKRRDDLRNIAIIAHVDHGKTTLVNQLLKQSDTLPEHMNLEDRAMDSNAIERERGITILSKNTAVKYKDTTINILDTPGHADFGGEVERVMHMVDGALLLVDAYEGPMPQTRFVLKKALEAGVKPIVVLNKIDRPGARPKKVLDDVLELFIELGANDEQLDFPVVYASALNGTSSYDPDPSTQKETMDPIFDTIIKNIPAPVDNSDEPLQFQITMLDWDDYVGRIGVGRIYRGKVKVSDNITVMKRDGSTQNFRVTKLFGYFGLKRNEIKEAKAGDIIAISGINDIYVGETIASAEHPEALPLLKIDPPTLQMDFVANDSPFAGREGDQVTPKKLEDRLIRQTRTDVSLKVEPTDQLNAWTVSGRGELHLSILVEELRREGFELQLSRPKVIYREIDGTMCEPFESVQIDTPDEYVGSVIDSLSQRKGEMKNMESTGNGQTRLEFLVPSRGLIGYNNEFMSQTGGYGIMNHTFEAYKPVVKNWNPGRRNGALVSISQGQSTTYSLQSVEQRGELFIGAGVEVYEGMIVGQSSRERDIAVNVTKGKNLTNTRAAGKDHAAAIKTPRTLTLEEAIEFLNDDEYCEVTPESIRLRKKILNTSERQKADKKRNRAN, encoded by the coding sequence TTGTCAGAAAAAAGAAGAGACGATCTAAGAAACATTGCGATCATTGCCCACGTTGACCACGGTAAGACTACCTTGGTTAACCAATTATTGAAGCAATCTGATACTTTGCCAGAACACATGAATCTGGAAGATCGTGCTATGGACTCAAATGCCATTGAACGTGAACGCGGTATTACTATTTTGTCTAAGAACACTGCTGTTAAGTATAAGGATACTACTATCAACATCTTGGATACACCAGGTCACGCTGACTTTGGTGGGGAAGTAGAACGTGTTATGCACATGGTTGACGGTGCATTGCTTTTGGTTGATGCCTATGAAGGTCCAATGCCACAGACTCGTTTCGTTTTAAAGAAAGCTTTGGAAGCTGGCGTAAAACCTATCGTTGTTTTAAACAAGATTGACCGTCCAGGCGCTCGTCCTAAGAAGGTTTTGGATGATGTACTTGAACTTTTCATCGAATTAGGTGCCAACGATGAACAGCTTGACTTCCCAGTTGTTTATGCATCAGCTTTGAATGGTACTTCATCATATGATCCAGATCCAAGTACTCAAAAGGAAACTATGGATCCAATCTTTGATACCATTATTAAGAATATTCCTGCTCCAGTAGACAACTCTGATGAGCCATTACAATTCCAAATCACCATGCTTGATTGGGATGACTATGTTGGTCGTATCGGTGTTGGTAGAATTTACCGTGGTAAGGTTAAAGTTAGTGACAACATCACTGTTATGAAGCGTGATGGTTCAACTCAAAACTTCCGTGTTACTAAGTTATTTGGTTACTTTGGCTTGAAACGTAACGAAATTAAGGAAGCTAAGGCTGGAGATATTATTGCCATTAGTGGTATTAATGATATCTACGTGGGTGAAACTATTGCATCAGCTGAACATCCAGAAGCATTGCCACTTCTTAAGATTGATCCACCAACTCTTCAAATGGACTTTGTTGCCAACGATTCACCATTTGCAGGTCGTGAAGGTGATCAAGTAACTCCTAAGAAGCTTGAAGATCGTTTGATTCGTCAAACTCGTACCGATGTTTCTTTGAAGGTTGAACCAACTGATCAATTGAACGCTTGGACTGTTTCAGGTCGTGGTGAACTTCACCTTTCAATTTTGGTTGAAGAACTTCGTCGTGAAGGCTTCGAATTACAACTTTCACGTCCTAAGGTTATTTACCGTGAAATTGATGGTACTATGTGCGAACCATTTGAATCAGTACAAATCGATACTCCAGATGAATATGTTGGTTCTGTTATTGACTCACTTTCACAAAGAAAAGGTGAGATGAAGAATATGGAATCAACTGGTAATGGTCAAACTCGTCTTGAATTTTTAGTTCCATCACGTGGTTTGATTGGTTACAATAATGAATTCATGTCACAAACTGGTGGATATGGTATCATGAACCACACCTTTGAAGCATATAAGCCAGTAGTAAAGAACTGGAACCCAGGTCGTCGTAATGGTGCATTGGTATCCATTAGCCAAGGTCAATCAACTACTTACTCACTTCAATCAGTAGAACAACGTGGTGAGTTATTCATCGGTGCTGGTGTTGAAGTTTACGAAGGTATGATTGTTGGACAATCATCACGTGAACGTGATATTGCTGTTAACGTAACTAAGGGTAAGAACTTAACTAACACTCGTGCTGCCGGTAAGGACCACGCTGCTGCTATTAAGACTCCTAGAACGTTGACTCTTGAAGAAGCTATCGAATTCTTAAATGATGATGAATATTGTGAAGTAACTCCCGAATCTATTCGTTTACGTAAGAAGATTTTGAACACTTCAGAACGTCAAAAGGCTGATAAGAAGCGTAACCGTGCTAACTAA
- the holA gene encoding DNA polymerase III subunit delta yields the protein MTLLSLFKNTNNNNPHTLIWGADDFLNDYLVRSYAKEDRFKDLEHVTVDCESDGLDELIASLTESSLFSEQKFIVVKNPFFLTAKVSKKLQKQIDDLQKIFENLADLEDVVVIVASYEKIDRRKKLTKTVLKQFNVVEPQIRPYEVASTTKALIKDEGYIITQSALQLLIERSDQVIDTILSNYQKLKMVATDNKITEKSVMQNVDLSLAQNIFAILESALDKNYREAVERLDNQLREGTNPIQLLAVFENQLELILVVKILAQRGRSEPQIVKELGVHPYRVKLALRNRLKIEKLENLLRDAIDLEFKYKNGTYREDNFLKLFILNV from the coding sequence ATGACCTTACTTTCTTTGTTTAAAAATACAAATAACAATAATCCACATACCTTAATTTGGGGTGCAGATGACTTTCTCAATGATTACTTGGTTAGATCATATGCCAAGGAAGATCGCTTTAAAGATTTGGAGCACGTGACTGTCGATTGCGAAAGCGATGGCTTAGATGAATTGATTGCGAGCTTAACTGAATCCAGTTTATTTAGTGAACAGAAATTTATTGTAGTCAAAAATCCTTTCTTTTTAACAGCTAAGGTATCTAAAAAATTACAGAAACAAATTGATGACTTACAAAAAATTTTTGAAAACTTAGCTGATTTAGAAGATGTAGTAGTAATTGTTGCTTCTTATGAAAAAATTGATAGGCGTAAAAAACTGACTAAAACTGTTCTAAAGCAATTCAATGTGGTTGAGCCACAAATTAGGCCCTATGAAGTTGCTTCAACGACTAAAGCCTTGATCAAAGATGAGGGATATATAATCACACAGTCAGCTTTACAGCTGCTAATTGAGCGAAGTGATCAGGTAATTGACACTATTTTAAGCAATTATCAAAAGCTAAAAATGGTAGCTACCGATAACAAAATTACTGAAAAATCAGTAATGCAAAATGTAGATTTGTCCCTAGCACAAAATATTTTCGCTATTTTGGAGTCGGCTTTAGATAAGAATTACCGTGAAGCAGTTGAGCGCTTAGATAATCAATTACGTGAAGGGACTAATCCAATTCAATTATTAGCGGTCTTTGAAAATCAATTAGAATTGATTTTGGTCGTTAAGATCTTAGCACAAAGAGGTCGTAGCGAACCACAAATTGTAAAAGAATTAGGCGTTCATCCCTATAGGGTTAAGTTAGCCCTACGTAATCGGTTGAAGATAGAAAAGCTAGAAAATTTATTAAGGGATGCAATCGACTTAGAATTTAAATATAAAAATGGAACTTACCGTGAAGATAATTTTTTGAAATTATTTATCTTAAATGTCTAA
- the coaD gene encoding pantetheine-phosphate adenylyltransferase — translation MTIALFPGSFDPITNGHVETAKKAAEIFDKVYVVAMTNTAKKYLFTPEERADLIRDALREIPNIEVLERPEEVTVNLAHELHAKVMVRGVRNSADFRYEQEIAGINKKLAPDVNTVLLFASPENSFVASSMIKELARFDEDVSLFLPKKAAIALREKLKHE, via the coding sequence ATGACAATCGCTTTATTTCCAGGGAGTTTTGATCCGATTACTAATGGGCATGTGGAGACCGCTAAAAAGGCTGCTGAAATTTTTGATAAAGTATATGTAGTTGCGATGACCAATACAGCTAAGAAATACTTGTTTACGCCTGAAGAACGTGCTGATCTAATCAGGGATGCACTAAGGGAAATACCTAATATTGAAGTGCTAGAAAGACCGGAAGAAGTAACCGTAAATTTAGCACATGAATTGCATGCTAAAGTTATGGTGCGCGGTGTACGCAACAGTGCTGATTTCCGCTATGAACAGGAGATTGCTGGGATTAATAAAAAATTGGCTCCAGATGTGAATACAGTTTTGCTTTTTGCGAGTCCAGAAAATTCTTTTGTAGCTTCAAGCATGATTAAGGAATTAGCTCGTTTTGATGAAGATGTTAGTCTGTTTTTACCTAAAAAAGCAGCGATTGCATTGAGAGAGAAGCTAAAACATGAATAA
- a CDS encoding FtsW/RodA/SpoVE family cell cycle protein, whose translation MRRKLRYLNYQIFIPYLILVVVGIILVYSASSDILLVNGFKPNVYGIRQAIYAIVAFFLFGIPFFALRIKVFKNPKFVGGFLLICILMLGWLVFLRFAHGSSAAVNGAVGWINLGFINLQPLEVTKLALVIYLSYVLDRRDGKLVKGKIKHNLSHPAILAAFLMCLVIVEPDFGGTAILFMITLVMFSVSGVPTKLALTWLAGIVILVAAVFFIVVAWNPGFLQRSYQFQRLMSFLHPFELEQKGGAQLVNSYYAIHNGGLFGVGLGNSMQKRGYLPEPYTDFILSITAEEVGVILTILLVGLLFYLMWQIMEVGVHAVSQFDALICFGVTTIIFTEAFFNIGAVLGLLPITGVTLPFISYGGSSMIVLTAAIGLVLNVSANEKMLQEKDETVA comes from the coding sequence GTGCGTCGAAAATTACGTTATCTTAATTACCAGATTTTTATTCCCTATCTTATTTTAGTAGTGGTTGGGATAATTTTGGTATATTCAGCTAGTTCAGATATTTTATTAGTTAATGGATTTAAGCCAAATGTCTATGGGATACGGCAAGCAATCTATGCTATAGTAGCTTTCTTTTTGTTTGGGATTCCGTTTTTTGCATTAAGAATCAAAGTATTTAAAAATCCAAAGTTTGTAGGGGGATTTTTATTAATTTGTATACTTATGCTAGGATGGCTAGTATTTCTACGTTTTGCTCATGGCAGTAGTGCGGCAGTTAATGGTGCTGTAGGTTGGATTAACTTGGGCTTTATCAATTTGCAGCCGCTAGAAGTTACTAAATTGGCTCTGGTCATTTATTTGTCATATGTACTAGACAGAAGAGATGGAAAATTAGTCAAGGGTAAGATCAAACATAATTTGTCACACCCAGCAATTTTGGCGGCTTTTTTAATGTGTTTGGTTATTGTTGAACCTGATTTTGGTGGGACAGCAATTTTATTTATGATCACTTTAGTAATGTTTTCAGTATCAGGGGTTCCAACTAAATTAGCTTTAACTTGGTTAGCTGGGATTGTGATCTTAGTGGCAGCTGTATTTTTTATTGTAGTTGCCTGGAATCCTGGATTTTTACAAAGAAGTTATCAATTCCAACGACTAATGTCGTTCTTGCATCCCTTTGAATTAGAGCAAAAAGGTGGGGCCCAGCTAGTTAACTCCTATTATGCAATCCACAATGGGGGATTATTTGGCGTAGGACTAGGTAATAGTATGCAAAAGCGAGGTTACTTACCAGAGCCGTATACCGACTTTATTTTATCCATTACAGCAGAAGAAGTAGGTGTGATTCTGACAATTTTATTGGTTGGATTACTCTTTTATTTGATGTGGCAGATTATGGAAGTTGGGGTTCACGCGGTTTCTCAATTCGACGCATTAATTTGCTTTGGCGTGACGACTATTATTTTTACAGAAGCATTCTTTAATATCGGTGCAGTACTAGGATTGTTGCCGATTACGGGGGTTACGCTGCCATTTATTTCATATGGTGGTTCATCAATGATTGTCTTGACTGCTGCGATTGGTTTAGTACTGAACGTTTCAGCAAATGAAAAAATGTTACAAGAAAAGGATGAAACAGTTGCATGA
- a CDS encoding DNA-dependent RNA polymerase subunit epsilon, producing MIYKVLYQKDKIVNPRRETTQTLYMEANNMVEARSMVEDNTPYNIELIQELTGNSLTYEKEHADFKLTTFDKK from the coding sequence ATGATCTACAAAGTTTTGTATCAAAAAGACAAGATTGTCAATCCTCGTAGAGAAACTACACAAACTCTTTACATGGAAGCAAACAACATGGTCGAAGCAAGAAGTATGGTTGAGGACAATACCCCCTATAACATTGAACTCATCCAAGAATTAACTGGTAATTCGTTAACTTACGAAAAAGAACATGCTGACTTTAAGTTAACAACGTTCGACAAGAAGTAA
- a CDS encoding YlbG family protein: protein MSINKEIESTHLIKRVALIIYLKSVSDQYKLRHFGDIVYFSKKMKYCVLYVNRNECNEIKGQIAHLDFVNHVEISAEEEVNLDSQHIENQLAEMAQKAEKKLQLEQEKSENQLK, encoded by the coding sequence ATGAGTATCAATAAAGAAATTGAAAGTACCCACTTAATTAAAAGGGTAGCATTGATTATTTATTTAAAATCAGTTAGTGATCAATATAAGTTGCGCCATTTTGGTGACATTGTTTATTTTTCTAAAAAAATGAAATATTGTGTTCTTTATGTTAATCGCAACGAATGCAATGAAATCAAAGGACAAATTGCTCATTTGGATTTTGTTAATCATGTCGAAATTTCAGCTGAAGAAGAAGTAAATTTGGATAGCCAACATATTGAAAATCAATTAGCTGAGATGGCCCAAAAAGCAGAAAAGAAATTGCAACTTGAACAAGAAAAAAGTGAGAATCAACTAAAATGA
- a CDS encoding SepM family pheromone-processing serine protease yields MNNKKNNQSKKHLRNWLLALIALVLLVVLAVWPTDYYIEYPGEAMPVGQFIKSSNKRPNNFYLVTVSVTSRPSPFLQYLWSFTRPYDERVSSKELLGGQTSAQYNELQNWYMETSQQNAIYYAAKKAGKQHSLKYLGVYVMEVQKNSSFKNKLQIGDTVLGANGHRFRSTEEMMNYLRKQKIGARVTISVLRGKQEKHFTGKIVKVKGTNKPGIGIQLVEHVVVKTKPKLKINAGKIGGPSAGLMFTLESYEVFTKQNLSKGHKIAGTGTISPTGKVGIIGGVDKKVVAASREGAEVFFAPTDSTSVKKSETNYAVAKRTAKKIHTKMKIVPVSTFDDALNYLKTHY; encoded by the coding sequence ATGAATAATAAGAAAAACAATCAATCGAAAAAGCACTTGCGTAATTGGCTCTTGGCACTAATTGCGCTTGTTTTATTAGTGGTACTTGCTGTTTGGCCGACTGATTATTATATTGAATATCCTGGTGAGGCAATGCCCGTGGGCCAGTTTATTAAGTCATCAAATAAACGTCCGAATAATTTTTATTTGGTGACAGTTAGCGTAACTAGTCGGCCGTCTCCGTTTTTGCAATATCTATGGAGTTTTACTCGTCCCTATGATGAGCGTGTATCAAGCAAGGAGCTGCTAGGAGGTCAAACTAGTGCTCAATATAATGAGTTGCAAAACTGGTATATGGAAACAAGTCAGCAGAATGCAATTTATTATGCAGCTAAAAAAGCAGGTAAACAGCATAGCTTAAAATATCTAGGCGTTTATGTAATGGAAGTCCAGAAAAATTCTAGTTTTAAAAATAAGCTCCAAATTGGTGATACCGTTTTAGGCGCAAACGGGCATCGTTTCAGGTCAACTGAAGAGATGATGAATTATTTGCGTAAACAAAAAATTGGTGCACGAGTAACAATCTCAGTTTTGCGTGGTAAGCAAGAGAAACACTTTACTGGCAAAATTGTTAAGGTAAAGGGTACTAATAAGCCAGGAATTGGAATTCAATTAGTTGAGCATGTAGTTGTGAAAACTAAGCCTAAGTTAAAAATTAATGCTGGCAAAATCGGTGGCCCCTCAGCCGGATTGATGTTCACACTTGAAAGCTATGAGGTCTTTACCAAGCAGAACTTAAGTAAGGGACATAAGATTGCGGGAACAGGTACGATTTCACCTACTGGAAAAGTAGGAATCATTGGTGGCGTTGATAAAAAAGTGGTAGCTGCTAGCAGAGAAGGTGCAGAGGTCTTCTTTGCGCCGACTGATTCAACCAGTGTGAAGAAAAGTGAAACTAATTATGCAGTTGCTAAGAGAACCGCAAAGAAAATTCACACCAAAATGAAAATTGTCCCTGTGAGCACTTTTGATGATGCATTAAACTATCTAAAGACACACTACTAA